A stretch of DNA from Streptomyces gobiensis:
CCAGCGAGAGCACTCCGTCGTGTTCGGTGACGGCGGTACGCACCGCTTGCCGCTCCAGCTCCCGGAAGTGCGGCTCGCCCTGGTCGAGGAAGATGTCCGGGATCGGCTTTCCCGCCGTCTCCTCGATATCAGTGTCGGTGTCCCGCATCCCGACGCCGAGCCGCTGGGCGAGCAGGGCGCCGATGGTGGTCTTGCCCGCGCCGGGCGGGCCCACCAGGACGACGGCCGGGCCATGGGTCACTTGATCTCCAGATGGTCGAGGAAGCCGGTGACATTGCGGCGGGTCTCGGTCACGCTGTCGCCGCCGAACTTCTCCGCGACGGCGTCGGCGAGGACGAGGGCGACCATGGCCTCGGCGACGATCCCGGCGGCCGGGACGGCGCAGACGTCCGAGCGCTGGTGGTGTGCCTGGGTCGCCTCGCCGGTGGTGACATCGACGGTGGCCAGCGCCCGGGGCACGGTGGCGATCGGCTTCATCGCGGCCCGTACGCGCAGGAGTTCACCCGTGGACAGTCCCCCCTCGGTGCCGCCGGAGCGGCCGGAGGCGCGGCGGATGCCGTCTTCGGTGGGCAGGATCTCATCGTGCGCCTTGGAGCCGGGCACCCGGGCGAGTTCGAAGCCGTCGCCGACCTCGACGCCCTTGATGGCCTGGATGCCCATCAGGGCTCCGGCGAGCCGGGCGTCCAGCCGGCGGTCCCAGTGGACATGCGAGCCCAGGCCGACCGGCACCCCATGGGCGACCACCTCGACGACGCCGCCGAGGGTGTCGCCGTCCTGGTGGGCCTGGTCGATCTCGGCGACCATCGCCTTGCTGGCGTCCGCGTCCAGACAGCGCACCGGGTCGGCGTCCAGCTTCGCCACGTCCCCGGGGACGGGCACCTGACCGTACGGCGCCTTGGCCGCGCCCAGCTCGACGACATGCGAGACGATCTCGATGCCCGCGGTCTCCTTGAGGTAGGAGCGGGCCACGGTGCCCAGCGCCACCCGGGCCGCGGTCTCCCGGGCGGAGGCGCGCTCCAGGACGGGGCGGGCCTCGTCGAAACCGTACTTCTGCATCCCGGCCAGGTCCGCGTGGCCGGGCCTGGGCCGGGTCAGCGGGGCGTTACGGGCCAGCTTGGCGAGCTCGGCCGGGTCGACCGGGTCGGCCGCCATGACCTTCTCCCACTTGGGCCACTCGGTGTTGCCGACCATGATGGCCACCGGCGATCCCATGGTCAGGCCGTGCCGGACCCCGCCGAGGAAGGTGACCTCATCGCGCTCGAACTTCATCCGCGCGCCGCGGCCGTAGCCGAGCCGCCGCCGTGCCAGGGCGTCCGCCACCATTTCGGTGGTAACCGGCACACCGGAGGGCAGCCCCTCCAGCGTCGCCACCAGTGCGGGGCCGTGTGACTCCCCCGCGGTCAGCCAGCGCAACCTGCTCAACGGTGCTCCTCGGTAACTTCGGCCGTGCGAATGCTCGCCTTGATCCTCCCACGAGCCGGTGACCGTCCCGTGTCACGTCCAGCGTACGGACGTAGTCCCCCGGCGGTGGCTCCCCGGCCTGCCCTGTTGCCGGGCCAGGCCCGCGCAGTCAGCCCCGTGCCTGGGGGGGGGAGGGGTTCCCCGATTCCCGCCCCTTCCCGGAAACCGGGGCTCCGCCCCGGGGCCCCCGGTGCGGCCGGTGGCCGGGTGTTGTGCCCACCAAGCGTCGCGAGCTCCGCCCCGGGGTGGGCCGGAGCGTCGTGGCTGGTGTGGGTGGGTGGTTGCGTAGCAGGGCGGGCCCACGCCCCTCGCGGGGCTGGGGGCACCTCCCAGCGTTAGCTGGGGGAGAGTGCCCACAACACTGGTGGGGTGCTTACTGGGTTAGGGCGGATTCGCCTGCTTTGCGCATGGCGGCCAGGGGGGCCGGGGAGCAGCCGGTCATCTGCTCCACCTGGAGGACCGCCTGGTGGACGAGGAGGTCCAGGCCGCCGACGACCGAAGCGCCACGGTCGCTCCAGGCGGCGGCCAGGGGGGTGGGCCAGGGGTCGTAGAGCACGTCGAAGAGGGTGCCGGGGTGCTCGGGGACGGCCGGGGCGAGGGCGTCGGTGGTGCCCGCCGGGGTGGTGGCGATGACCAGTGGTGCGCTCAGTGCCTGCTGGGCGTCCGACCAGTCGGCGGTGCGTACGGGCACGCCCAGCCGGGCGCCCCAGCCGCGCATCTCGGCGGCGCGGGCCTCGCTGCGTACATAGGCGGTGACCTCGCCGGTGCAGATTCGGGACAGGGCGGCCAGCGCCGAGGAGGCGGTGGCACCGGCGCCGAGGATGGCGGCCCGCTCGACCCGCTCGACGCCGCGCTCGCGCAGCGCGGCGACCATCCCGGGGATGTCGGTGTTGTCACCGAGCCGCCGCCCGTCGTCGGTGAAGACCACGGTATTGACCGCCTCCACGGCAGCGGCGGTCTCACTGACCTCGTGCAGGAACGGGATGACGGCCCGCTTCAGCGGCATGGTGAGGGAAAGCCCGGCCCAGTCCTCGCCCAGGCCGCTGAGGAATGGCCCGATGCCCTCTTCGTCGACCTCGAACCGGTCATATGTCCAGTCGGTCAGCCCCAGCTCCGCATAGGCCGCGCGGTGCAGCACCGGCGAGAGTGAGTGGGCGATCGGCGAGCCAAGGACAGCGGCGCGCTTACCGTCGGACATCAGCCGTCGTTCTCCCTCTTCTTGCGCTGCTCCTCGTTGAACTCCCGCACATGTTCGTTGTGCTCCTCTAGGGTGACGGAGAAGCGGGTGTCGCCGGGTTTGACGGTGACGAAGTACAGCCAGTCACCCTTGGTCGGGTTGAGCGCCGCGTCGATGGCCTGGTGGCCGGGGTTACCGATCGGGCCTGGCGGCAGCCCCGGGTGCCGATAGGTGTTGTACGGCGACTTGAGCTTGGTGTCGTTCACGGTGACGTCCAGGGTGGACCGGCCCAGCGCGTAGTTGATGGTCGAGTCGAAGTCGAGCTTTCCGTTCGTCGCCGTGTTATCGGGTTTCAGACGGTTGTAGACGACCCGGGAGACCTTGCCGAAGTCCTCGTCATCCTGCGCCTCGGCCTGAATGAGGGAGGCTACGGTGAGAACTTCGAACGGGGTCAGGCCGACCTTCTTCGCGTCCGACTCCACCTTCTTGAACTCGGCCTTGGACCGCTTCACCATCTCCTTGAGCACGGCCTTGGGCTCGGTCTTCTTGCCGACACTGTATTTCGCCGGGAAGAGGAAGCCCTCCACTTTGCCGCCCGCCCACTCGGGCAGGGCCAGATTCGCGGACTTGGCGGCCTTCTTGGTGGTGCCTGCTGGGGATTCGGTCTTCTCGTCGATCAGTTTGTAGATCGCCGAGGCGCGCATTCCTTCCGGAATGATGAGGCCGGACTGGCTGGCCGGGTCGAGCATCATGGTCAGGGCCGCGGCCGCGGACATCTCCTTGCGCAGGACATAGGTGCCAGCCTGAATGGTCTGCGCCTTGGTGTTGTTCCTGGCCGCGGCGACGAACGCGTCATGGCTCTTCACCACACCCTCACGCTTGAGGATGTTGCCCATCTGGGAAACCGTGGACTCCGGCGGGATCTCGATATGGACCTCGCCGGTGCCCTGTCCGGCGTAGTCGGGCGCGTCCGCGAAATGGCTGTTGTAGAACGTATAGCCGTAGTAGGCGCCGGTGCCGACGCCGCCCGTGAGGACGAGGGCGACAACCATGCAGGCGCAGCCGCTCTTGCGCTTGACGCTGCCGCGCCGGGAGCGACCGCTCCGACGGCCGCCCCGGGTGGGCGGCTCATCATCGTCGTCGTCCTCGTCCCGGTCGGCGAAGAAGGCGTGTTCGCCCTCGTCGGGTCCGGGGTCCCAGCCGGTGTCCGGGTCCGGTCCCGGCTCCGCCGTCCGCTGCCGCTGGGGCCGGGGCGGCGGATACGCGTCCGGGGTGCCGTAGTAGTCGGGCTGCTGGCCGTAGGGGTTGGGGGGTGGCTGCTGGCCGTAGGGGTCGCCGACCCCCGCGCCGTAGAACTGGTCCGTCCCGCCCTGGCTGCCGTCCCAGTTCCCGTACGGAGTCTGCTGATGTTCCTGAGGCTGTTGGGGATGCTGGGGGTGCTGGGGCTGTTGGGGGTAGTACGGCTCCTGCGGTTGCTGCTGGCCGCCGTAGGAGTCCCAGCTGCTCTGCTGCGCGCCGTCCCATGCCCGGTCCCCATAGAGCGGGTCCTCGGGGTGCCACGGTTGGGAGCCTGGGCCCCGGCCATACTCAGTCATCTGTCCCCTATGCCGTGCTGCGGCAACTGTCCTGGCTCGGACGGCGTTCGAACAGTTGCCGTGTCGCGCGGAACGTTACCGTACGGCGATCAGACAACCACTTCGACGCACTGCCCCGGCGGCTGGCCTGACACCCGTTCGGTCTCCAGGGTGCTCTGCAGGATGACTACCGCGGCTGCCTGGTCTATACGGGCGCGGCCCTTCCTGGCGTTCACCCCGGATGCGCGCATGGACTGTGCGGCGGTGACCGTGCTCATGCGCTCATCCACCAGGCGTACCGGAACGGGGGCGATCCGCTGGGCGGTTTCCTGGGCGAAGGCGCGGACCTTGGCCGCCGCCGGGCCCTCACGCCCGTTGAGGGAACGCGGGAGCCCTATGACGACCTCAAGGGGCTCATACTCAGCGACGAGTTCGGCCAGCCGCCGCTGGGCGGCCGGGATATCGCGTCCCGGTACGGTCTCGACGGGCGTGGCGAGGAGCCCGTCGGGGTCACTGCTCGCGACCCCGATACGGGCGTCCCCTACATCGACGGCGAGCCGTCTGCCGCGCCGCATCAGGCGCTCTCCGCCACCAGGCGCTCAACGGCGGCAAGCGCCTCATCGATGGCGGCCGGGTCCTGGCCACCGCCCTGGGCGACATCCGGCTTGCCGCCACCGCCGCCGCCGAGGGTCTTGGCGGCGGTACGGACCAGGTCACCGGCCTTGAGGCCACGCTCGCGGGCGGCCTCATTGGTGGCGATGACGGTCAGCGGACGGTCCTTGACCACGGTGAAGAGGGCCACCACAGCCGGACGGTCGCCCGGAATGCGGTGGCGTACATCGAGGACCAGCTTGCGCAGGTCGTCGGCGCTGGTGCCGTCCGGCACGCGGCCGCTGGCCAGCGCCACGCCACGGATGTCCCTGGCGCCCTCGGCCAGGCCGCCGGCGGCCTGCAGGACCTTCTCCGCGCGGAAGCGTTCGATCTCCTTCTCGGCGTCCTTGAGCTTGCTGAGCATCCCGGAGATCTTCTCCGGCAGCTCCTCCGGGCGTCCCTTGATCAGCTCGGTGAGCTGAGCGACGACCGTGTGCTCCCTGGCCAGGAAGTTGTAGGCGTCGGTGCCGACGAGGGCCTCGACCCGGCGCACGCCGGAACCGATGGAGGATTCGCCGAGCAGCTTGACCAGGCCGAGCTGGGCGGTGTTGTGGACGTGGGTGCCGCCGCACAGCTCCTTGGAGAAGTCGCCGATGGTGACCACGCGCACCCGGTCGCCGTACTTCTCGCCGAACTCGGCGATGGCGCCCTGCTTCTTGGCCTCGTCCATGCTCATGACCTCGGCGTGGACGTCGAGTTCGCGGCCGAGCACCTCATTGATCTTCTGCTCGACGTCGTTGAGGACCGTACCGGGCACAGCGGTCGGTGAGCCGAAGTCGAAGCGGAAGCGGCCGGGCGAGTTCTCCGAACCGGCCTGGGCGGCGGTCGGTCCAAGGGCGTCACGCAGCGCCTGGTGGGTGAGGTGGGTGGCGCTGTGGGCGCGGGCGATGGCCCGGCGGCGGCCCACGTCGATATGGCAGTAGGCGCCCGAGCCGACGGTGACCTCACCGACCTGGACCACGCCCTTGTGCACGCTGACCCCGGGGACCGGCTGCTGGACATCGCGGACCTTGACGACGGCACCGGAATCCAGCTTGATACGGCCCGTGTCGGCGCGCTGGCCACCGCCCTCGGCGTAGAACGGGGTGCGGTCCAGTACGACCTCGACCTCGTCGCCCTCATGGGCGGCGGGCGAGGAGACGCCGTTCACCAGCAGGCCGACGAGGGTGGCCTCGCCGTCGGTGTGGGTGTAGCCGGTGAACTCGGTGGCGCCCGCGGCGTCGGCGACCTCACGGTAGGCGGAGACATCGGCGTGGCCGGTCTTCTTGGCCCTGGCGTCGGCCTTGGCCCGCTCCCGCTGCTCCTCCATGAGGGTGCGGAAGCCCTCCTGGTCCACGGTCAGGCCCTGCTCGGCGGCCATCTCGAGGGTGAGGTCGATCGGGAAGCCCCAGGTGTCGTGGAGCAGGAACGCCTTGTCGCCGGGGAGCACCTTGCCGCCGCTCGCCTTGGTCTCGGTGACGGCGGTGTCGAGGATGTTGGTGCCGGCCTTGAGGGTCTTGAGGAAGGCGGCTTCCTCGGCGAGCGCGACGGTCTCGACGCGCTTGCGGTCGGTCAGCAGCTCCGGGTACTGCTGGCCCATCGTCTTGAGCACGACATCGACGAGCTCGCCGACGACGGGGCCGTCCGAGCCCAGGATGCGCATATTGCGGATGGCCCGGCGCATGATGCGGCGCAGCACATAGCCACGGCCCTCATTGCCGGGGGTGACGCCGTCACCGATGAGCATCACGGAGGTGCGCATATGGTCGGCGACCACGCGCAGGGCGACGTCCGTGTCCTCGTTCGCGCCATAGCGGACGCCGGTGAGCTCGGTGGCCTTGTCGATCACGACGCGCAGGGTGTCGGTCTCGTACATATTGCGCACGCCCTGCAGGATCATGGCGAGACGCTCAAGGCCGAGGCCGGTGTCGA
This window harbors:
- the ruvX gene encoding Holliday junction resolvase RuvX — protein: MRRGRRLAVDVGDARIGVASSDPDGLLATPVETVPGRDIPAAQRRLAELVAEYEPLEVVIGLPRSLNGREGPAAAKVRAFAQETAQRIAPVPVRLVDERMSTVTAAQSMRASGVNARKGRARIDQAAAVVILQSTLETERVSGQPPGQCVEVVV
- a CDS encoding shikimate dehydrogenase, yielding MSDGKRAAVLGSPIAHSLSPVLHRAAYAELGLTDWTYDRFEVDEEGIGPFLSGLGEDWAGLSLTMPLKRAVIPFLHEVSETAAAVEAVNTVVFTDDGRRLGDNTDIPGMVAALRERGVERVERAAILGAGATASSALAALSRICTGEVTAYVRSEARAAEMRGWGARLGVPVRTADWSDAQQALSAPLVIATTPAGTTDALAPAVPEHPGTLFDVLYDPWPTPLAAAWSDRGASVVGGLDLLVHQAVLQVEQMTGCSPAPLAAMRKAGESALTQ
- the aroC gene encoding chorismate synthase translates to MSRLRWLTAGESHGPALVATLEGLPSGVPVTTEMVADALARRRLGYGRGARMKFERDEVTFLGGVRHGLTMGSPVAIMVGNTEWPKWEKVMAADPVDPAELAKLARNAPLTRPRPGHADLAGMQKYGFDEARPVLERASARETAARVALGTVARSYLKETAGIEIVSHVVELGAAKAPYGQVPVPGDVAKLDADPVRCLDADASKAMVAEIDQAHQDGDTLGGVVEVVAHGVPVGLGSHVHWDRRLDARLAGALMGIQAIKGVEVGDGFELARVPGSKAHDEILPTEDGIRRASGRSGGTEGGLSTGELLRVRAAMKPIATVPRALATVDVTTGEATQAHHQRSDVCAVPAAGIVAEAMVALVLADAVAEKFGGDSVTETRRNVTGFLDHLEIK
- the alaS gene encoding alanine--tRNA ligase produces the protein MESAEIRRRWLSFFEERGHIVVPSASLIADDPTLLLVPAGMVPFKPYFLGEVAPPAPRATSVQKCVRTPDIEEVGKTTRHGTFFQMCGNFSFGDYFKEGAIKLAWELLTSSQADGGYGLDPDRLWITVYELDDEAERIWRDVIGVPTERIQRLGMADNYWSMGVPGPCGPCSEINYDRGPEFGVEGGPAVNDERYVEIWNLVFMQYERGAGESKDDFPILGELPSKNIDTGLGLERLAMILQGVRNMYETDTLRVVIDKATELTGVRYGANEDTDVALRVVADHMRTSVMLIGDGVTPGNEGRGYVLRRIMRRAIRNMRILGSDGPVVGELVDVVLKTMGQQYPELLTDRKRVETVALAEEAAFLKTLKAGTNILDTAVTETKASGGKVLPGDKAFLLHDTWGFPIDLTLEMAAEQGLTVDQEGFRTLMEEQRERAKADARAKKTGHADVSAYREVADAAGATEFTGYTHTDGEATLVGLLVNGVSSPAAHEGDEVEVVLDRTPFYAEGGGQRADTGRIKLDSGAVVKVRDVQQPVPGVSVHKGVVQVGEVTVGSGAYCHIDVGRRRAIARAHSATHLTHQALRDALGPTAAQAGSENSPGRFRFDFGSPTAVPGTVLNDVEQKINEVLGRELDVHAEVMSMDEAKKQGAIAEFGEKYGDRVRVVTIGDFSKELCGGTHVHNTAQLGLVKLLGESSIGSGVRRVEALVGTDAYNFLAREHTVVAQLTELIKGRPEELPEKISGMLSKLKDAEKEIERFRAEKVLQAAGGLAEGARDIRGVALASGRVPDGTSADDLRKLVLDVRHRIPGDRPAVVALFTVVKDRPLTVIATNEAARERGLKAGDLVRTAAKTLGGGGGGKPDVAQGGGQDPAAIDEALAAVERLVAESA
- the mltG gene encoding endolytic transglycosylase MltG, whose product is MTEYGRGPGSQPWHPEDPLYGDRAWDGAQQSSWDSYGGQQQPQEPYYPQQPQHPQHPQQPQEHQQTPYGNWDGSQGGTDQFYGAGVGDPYGQQPPPNPYGQQPDYYGTPDAYPPPRPQRQRTAEPGPDPDTGWDPGPDEGEHAFFADRDEDDDDDEPPTRGGRRSGRSRRGSVKRKSGCACMVVALVLTGGVGTGAYYGYTFYNSHFADAPDYAGQGTGEVHIEIPPESTVSQMGNILKREGVVKSHDAFVAAARNNTKAQTIQAGTYVLRKEMSAAAALTMMLDPASQSGLIIPEGMRASAIYKLIDEKTESPAGTTKKAAKSANLALPEWAGGKVEGFLFPAKYSVGKKTEPKAVLKEMVKRSKAEFKKVESDAKKVGLTPFEVLTVASLIQAEAQDDEDFGKVSRVVYNRLKPDNTATNGKLDFDSTINYALGRSTLDVTVNDTKLKSPYNTYRHPGLPPGPIGNPGHQAIDAALNPTKGDWLYFVTVKPGDTRFSVTLEEHNEHVREFNEEQRKKRENDG